The DNA sequence TATGCAGAGGATATTCCCATCTGTTTACCCGACCATTTTTGTTCGAGATGGGATTTGTCATAAGGATCACGCAATTTCAGAGCTCGGTATATTTGGCGCTTACTTGAGGTATGCAACTCCCTTATCTACAACTTCTTTGAGATTATCTGATGCTAACCTACTTtactctatattttttttttcttgttctgcTCTTTTCAGTCAACCATGGTGTGACTTTGAGAATTCTGTTAGGAAGAtacttttaaatgaaatatttagtAGAGGCGTTAgctgaaattaaagaaattgaacGGAAAACTGGTTGGTTCGGTTGGTTTGAAGTATATTTTTCAGTTAGTTTGGATTCAAGCTACAGTAAATTCCTTAAAAGAGAACACTTAAGACTTGAAGCAGCCGTTAAAAGAGGAACAGAGGGTCTGAAGGCTATAAATAACAAGCAAAGAGAACATTTAAGACTTGAAGCAGCCGTTGAAAGAACAGAGGGGCTGAAGGCTATAAATAACAAGCAGCCACCAACAGCCTAAACACAGCCTACATCAGTTCTTTTCCCTCCTAGACAAGGAACCTGACCCGCTTGCTTAcgctgtgatgtcccacattggttggggaggagaacaaaccaccatttataagggtgtggaaaccttcccctagcagatgcgttttaaagccttgaggggaagcccaaagcggacaatatctactagcagtggatctgggtcgttacatatgCTAATGATACGAAATATGAACTAGTGGTTGTTTTATCTCTCTGATGTTTTTGTTGGTCGAATTGTGGGTCGGGATCGAACGAACCATCGACATTTGGAATAGCCATTTGTGGCCTATTCCCAAGCTACGCTCAAATTAACACCTtgtcttttatgtttttcattctttcctgaaacttctttgtttgatatgtGCAGGAACAAGGACAAAGTAATTGTGAATGACCAATGTGGTTACTTGATGAGGACAAAAGTATCATCATCAAATGAGGGTGGTGTTGCAGCTGGATTTGCTGTCTTGGACAGTATTTACTTAACTTGACGGCTTTGTTTCCAATTCTCCTTTGCAAAAACCCATAGAAAATCTCCTATATTGGTTGAATTTTCTAAGTTCTTCAATGGGATTTGATCATTTGGAATCCTAATAAACTCCCAACTAAGGGATagattttattgatatttatgaTTCATGTTACTCACCAGACAACTTTCTCCCCCAACTATGCTGAATTCATCTAAAGTTTCCAAGTTTCTCTGATTTAGTATCTTCGTTCAGGTGTTTGGCGTCCTTGTTAGCACACCCACATGTCCCagaattgaaatttgactctgatatcaattGAAGGGAATGAACACTTCATTCATACAGTGGAGACATTGGAAactgttttgattttattaagaattaaaataaaagaataaataggagaGTAAGAACCCTACCTTTGTATAGAGGCAAGACTTACCGGAGTATTTCAGTATTcttcatatttcataaaatcTTGTCTGTCATGACTTGAATACAAGGCTATGGCTCGAgcctcttaaaagaaaatttcaaagggATTGAAGAAAGTTTAAAGAGAATTATGTGAAGGGATAATTTTATTgtccaaaattttataatgacATATAACTCAATAAACCAGATTGAAATTACACAGActaacttttatatatatttcgaaaaaaaaaaattaatttatattaataaatttgggattgtaataattatattaattaagatCGTAAACCGCTACAAGTGAATCCGTTTAGAATTAAcgtaaattaaagaaaaaaaatggtcattaaatatattgtagctacctatttttttcataattaaagtGAATCGTTTCTTGAAATTGACGGGTTAGTGTGAGCTTATCTATGTGGTTATGCACTCTTCGAATAGGAATCCATTTTTTGAAAGATTCTGGCTTTCGTGCTTTAGTGGGTTCCAAATTCCTTTCGATGACCTATGTTGTGTTGAAGGGATATCTATATGATCCGATTGATTGCATAAAGCCCGCGGTAGCAATGGAACCGGGGAAAGTATACAGAAAAGACAATTCTTTTCTGTTCTATTAGTATTAGTTAGTGATCTCGACTCAGTGAATCTTTTGTTATGTGATGAACTGGTGGCACCAGTTATCCATTTTGTCTATGTGGATCGAAGTGATCggatatattttttcttccttttctgtAACATATTTTCATCCCGACACAATTGAGGATTCTACTAAAAATTATACATTAagttatttttcaatttatattatttaatttgctctccaaaaatcttttttttttttaaaatacatcaaaagcaaaagcaaaaaaaaaaaaaaaaaaaaaaaaaaaaaaaaaNTTCAAAATGGATAACCGTCAAAGCTTTAACGGTAACAAACTACCACTGTCGCGCCTCTTCTCTCGTACATTAAATGCCCGACCATCAACTTCCTCAAACACTCACAATTCCCTTCACAAACAACCCACGGCGGCGCTCTCGACGGCGCCGGCCGCCGCAAAAACCCCACCAAACACCGTCGAGCACACATGGCAATCGATCCAAGGAACACCATGGGCGCCTTCGAACCAGATCAAGACCCATACGACAGTTCCATCAACGCCAACATTCTCAATTTCGCCAACGACCAAAACCCAACTCTCGACGACTTGCAGTCCACAGCAGAGCAGCCAGTGGCGGCGGCGCGTGACTCCTACGGCGGCCGAACTAGCGCTTTTCAGAACATGGGTATGGTGGAATTGTTGACACATTTCAGTTTCGGTGGACAATATGATTCAGAAGCAGGCCCCTCAAACGCCGGCGAAGCAGCAAGCaattttgaagaagatgatgatattCAAATACCCAGTGAAGTCGAATCGAAATTGCTCGCAATTTGGCCCGTAACTCCGGTGCCATTTCTGTGCAGTTGCTGCCAAGTTCTAAGAGAATTTCTTCATAGCAATGGtcgatttcttcataaatCAACATCATAAACACAAATTCACTGAAATTcccctgtttttttttaatcaattcgTATATTTCTCGAACAGGGGTGAACAGCAGAAAACTGGAGATTCATGGTCGACTTGGAATGATCTGTCATGCAATTCTGGAACATAAACCGATTGTTAATGTGGATAATATAAGTCCTCAGTATCAAATGTTCGAGTAAGAtaccaaattttgtttaatttgatcTGATTTTACTTCGattgatttgttgttttttgtttttgaagtttttgtgACAAAAGCTTTGAGGAGATCAAACAGTTCTTGCTGCAGTATTGTTTGAAGCAAATTTTGGAGGATTATAATATGATTCCAGATCCGATGTCAAATTTCTACGACGCTCTCTGTGTCGGGATTGATTGGTTTGAAAATCTCAATACTACTGATGCGTTCTTTCAACAGTCTCCTGATAATTCTGGTTGGTTAAATGAATATCTTCgttttaatttgaaacaaattcattttcgagataaaagaaaaacattaacTTGTTTGtgcagaagatgaagataTGGATCAGCCCGTCCCCGAGTTCCAAAATGATACGCCTGAGCCGCAAGGTCAACCATCTAGACGGCCCTCGCTTGCCGCGCAGGTTTGTTtggtcgggttgggttggttgaCTTGAAATTTAGGGTTGGTTTGGTTGGTGATCCGAATGACTCGGTTTAAAACCGAACACTTtgtttatctttaaaaaattcaacccaatcaatgaggttttttttttttaaatttgacaGAGGCAAAGAACAGGGAGGATGACGGTGAACGATGTGTGGGAGTATCTTCATCTTCCGATATCAGAAGCGTCGAAGAAGTTAAATGTGTGCAATACGGTGTTGAAGAAGATATGTCGGCGGAGTGGTCTCAGCCGCTGGCCTTACAGAAAGGTGgcagtattttttttctttttgaaatccactctcaatttctttaaaaaccaaaacttcaatttaatgaaaaactgGTGCAGATACGAAGTTACGAGAGGCGAATAGCAGCGCTGAAAACCACAATGAATTCCAGTTATGGAGACACTAGAGCCCGAGCCGAAGCTGAGATCCAAAGAGTTCAGAAAGAACTTTCTGATTTTTGTGCTCGAATcagaatttgattattttctaaattttatcctactactttcttttttcttttttctttttaaaactaatttttaataattgatatattatataactttaaatttatgtccatttttttttttatattatatattttgtaattaacacttaattttttttaatatatataagcGAGAATTTGGTTAAGGTCGAAGATgggataaaaatataatttctatccGGGActccatttaattaattagtatgttaattataatttttaaaattaaaccaatTTAGATGATATTTTTGATATTGAGAAGGAAGTATGcccaaattaattataataaattaaattaaaatttgtaatttattgaattaaaaaaaaaaaagatatttattacaaaatgaaCCAATTATCCGTCGTGCGGGTCTTAGGGCTCCATTACATTTTGCCAATTCCGGGCCCAAAATCGCTGCTTCCGGACTTTTCCCATTTTTAtccaatttatttaatttcacttCTCTCCTCCGATTCAAGTCCGCGTTcatctcctctctctctctctaatttcCACTGTCGTTTCAGAGGTCAAATATTTggctgtttttttctttttccctcctTTTGCTTTCTCTCCTCCCTTCTTCCTCGCCGTGTTTCTCGATCTGTTGTTCAATTTCTCTCTATCAATCTTTCACTCTCTATCGCACTTGTGGCGCTTCCAATTCGAAGGTGAGAGCTGTCGGCCATGGACGGAGGTGCTCCGTACAATCCACGTACTGTGGAAGAGGTGTTTAGGGATTTCAAGGGCCGGAGAGCCGGTTTAATTAAGGCTCTCACTACTGGTCAAGTCTTACTTTGTattctttctttgaaattctttcgcgcttttgttcttttgcttttctGGTTTTTTTACCTGTTCTGCGTTTGTGGTTGCAGATGTTGAAGAGTTCTACCAGCAATGTGATCCTGGTTTGATTTTATTGCTGCTCGTTTATGTTTTTAGATTCTTGTGTGCGTTGTCCGAAAGAGATGTTAGTAGTTTCTTGCTAGGAACCGAGATTTGACCACTGCAAAGTTCAACTAAAGAGATTATAAAATCGATGAGTTTTGATGTTTTCATCGGCTTAATTCTCTAAGCCAATTTGTCACTTCTTTCTTTAGTAAGCTGGTAGTAATTAGCTTTAATGTTAATATTGtgatataattttgaaatggctTGGCTTAGGAAGAACTACGCATGTAGCATTATTCACTAATTTTTAACACATTTGTCACGCGTTATGTCTATTTCCAATGGAATTCTTGTTTGAATTATAacctaaattttctttaattacagagaaagaaaatctCTGCCTTTACGGGTTTCCTAGTGAGCAATGGGAAGTCAATTTACCTGCCGAAGAGGTGCCTCCAGAGCTTCCAGAACCTGCGCTGGGCATAAATTTTGCTAGAGACGGGATGCAAGAAAAAGACTGGCTATCCTTGGTCGCTGTGCATAGTGATGTTTGGCTGCTTTCTGTGGCATTTTATTTTGGAGCTAGGTTTGGATTTGATAAGACAGATAGGTATGTGTTATTCTGACCTGCACTTCCTTATTTTATAGTTGTAGCGAAGGCCTTGGTATGAGCTTCAAGCCTCTCTCTgtcttttagttttctttgaGTTGttcttaatataatattagattCAATGGCTTCTCATTTCATGTGAAGTGGGAAACTGTTTTGCTTTGCCGTTGGATTCTTTCTTTGGGTATTGGTGATAGGTAGATTGTAAGCCCATGCATGCTTTCTATGtgctaaatttttaaaaaatggagttCTTTTGTGGTATGCTATAActtggttaggttatggatTGAATTTGTATAGCCAATCTCTTTCTCACAAGGGTTTGTTACAAACTGTttacttcttcttttctcataatcatatgttttataaattatattcgGCCTCACACCCCAAAACATATGCTTTATGCTCTGAAGCACAAACACTTGTGAGTAATGTGTTTACTCAATACGTGGTGGACACTTGTTGCATATATCGGACATGAGTTGGGTACTTGTTTCCTGAAGCATTGTGTATTTCTtcacatgatttttttttttttttacttttaaattcatCACTTCTTTTATATCTACTTCTAAGTGAAAATATACTAAACTAATgcatatttttaatacaaaagggtattttataaaatgtaaatttaagCAAGCATGCCTTTTGCCATGCTCCTGTCCTgattttatagaaaatgatGTGCAGTGTCTGGCATGCTGTGGCTTCATAGGTTTTATCTCCCTGATGTACATCGTGAGTTTTTCAAAGGAGTTGTCCCCTTGACATGTTTTCATAAAGTTTTTGATTTCACACGATTTCATCAAGTTTTGTTTTCAGGATTCTATTTCAATGTTTCACTTCCAGATTTTTCATTTGCATTTCACATGTTTGATAAGATTATCCTAACTTAAATGCATAAACTAGGTTCGCGGCTGAGGTAAAGGATGATTAATTTACTTCAGGCTTCATTATCATGATGGAGAGTCCATGTTTTACTTTCTCTGTTTTGTTCTAACTCTCAAGGTGTAGGATAATCAGCATAAACACACTCTATGTTCTTGTGGTTTCTTCATTACAACAGGGTCCTTGACATGTTCTGTTGCTTTTGTTGCAGGAAGCGTCTATttgatatgataaatgatcTTCCAACAATATTTGAAGTTGTGACAGGGACAGCCAAAAAACAAGTTAAGGATAAATCATCAGTTTCAAATCATAGCAGtaataaatctaaatcaaatccaaaggtttgaaagatatttttaatccTGCTTTCTCCCCGtttcttagtttttttagCCTCTTCAGCATAAAATGGCCATAGACACTACAACTACTagttatttttcatttctctaaTGGTTTGGCTGAGGTGCAGCCTTGTAGAAACCTTCTACTTGCATCTTAGATGCCGGAATTACGACcttctacaatggtatgatattgtccactttgagcataagctctcatggctttgctcggggctttcccaaaaggcctcgtaccaatgaagatgtattccttacttataaactcatgatcattccctaaattagccaatgtgggactccctcctaaCTACAGTAAATATACTATACTACAGTAGATAGATCAATATGTGATTCAATCCACGATGGAGGCAACTTATTAAGCATATTTCTTGgcatattttttcaatattcagCGGAGTTCTGAACCTCAAATAAAAAGTACGAAGGCCGTTCAATCAAAAGATGAGGACGAGGAAGGTTTGGATGAGGAAGACGAGGAAGAACACGGTGAAACACTTTGTGGAGCTTGTGGAGAGAATTATGCATCTGATGAGTTCTGGATTTGCTGTGACATATGTGAGAAATGGTTCCATGGGAAATGTGTAAAGATCACTCCGGCAAGGGCAGAGCATATTAAGCAGTATAAATGTCCATCTTGCAGCAACAAAAGAATCCGACCCTGATGTTGTTTAATTGTTAGCACCAACAACTTCCCCTGCCTCCCAAAACCAAagcaaaaagagaaaacaaaaggaaaaagaaccaAGAGATGTCAAAGGGTTCTACTTAGGATCTCAGCTTAGACGGCTAATTGTGTATTAGGATTAGTTTAAACTTTACATTAGGACACTATACATTCTATGTGTATTTGTGGACAGAATCCTTTTTGCTCAAGTATTGTATGAACTATATGTATTTTGTATGTGCTATAATGTGTTCTTGTCAAGGCTTATATTTGACAGATGCCTTGCTCTATTGTACATGCCATTCGGGTCATGGGGACGCAACCGGGTgaggtttggtttggtttgattgGCGGGTTTATTATGCATTGAAAATTAGTTGCCCTCACATTCCATCTCATATCAATTTGATAGCAATTGACATAAACATGGTTTATTTCCCCTAACGATCTTTCTAGGGCTCAATGTTCTTGCTAGTACATTgttcagtgtctggctttgataccatttgtaatcgTTTAAGCCCActattagtaaatattgttcgttttgacccgttatgtataTCGAGAGGAGatagattgtaagatcccacatcggttggagaaaacattatttataagggtttgaaaatctctccttagtagacacgttttaaaaactttgaggggaaactcgaataacattttttataagggttcgaaaatctcttcctaatagacacgttttaaaaactttgagaggaaactcgaaaagaaaaaatctaaaaaggaCAATTTGCAATCTAACCGGAGTACTattatgataattattttaattatttattactaaaatcaaatataaggataatttatttattaattataaaaaccaATTGCCCTCTTATTAATGATTTCAtccatatttattaatatatttttattattcctTCGTCTAGTTTATTCCTTTAGTTTCTTTGTTGGCTAATTTTAATCACATGtaccaaaatttataaattatttcatgaTCTAAACTTCTCCATGGAGTCGAAAAAGTAACAACTCTATAGATATACTTTCTACTTCAACACAGTCCATTTCAAGCAATCTAGTTATATTGTTCATAATGTAGCAGCAttgtttggactttttctATAACGACCTATGCTTAAGTTTCAGAATCTAGATTGGTCactcaacataaaattgtaCAGAGCAAAATACAAAACCAGCTTTAACTTTGAGGTTTCTGTAATTGAGGCACCAAAAGAATGGTACACATTCATAAaagtagtaactttcatttgtttttaagtcttttttaattatcctATCCTCAAGAACTCTCTCATTTAGATATGGTCTCGGGTTTACGTACCAACCAAACCtaccacttttttttaattatcatttagAACCTACCAACAAAATAacttattctaacctaagactaggaatttaaatatgagtcaactctatgcacgtgccacagtctccgCTCACGATGTCGCCGTCCTCTGTACATATGCGtattgcctttacctgaaaaatgatgtggcacatgacctgagtatttcgaagaatatttagtaagtgaccccaccataggggccatgcaaatgcacacacgtaagtgaccccactataggggccatgcaaatgcacacacatgcaatcatgctctggcgtgagtatttcgaagaatatttagtaagtgaccccaccataggggccatgcaaatgcacacatgtaagtgaccccactataggggccatgcaaatgcgtTTATTCTCTAGGGTGACCTCTAGTGTTAGACTACTAAGGATGTGtagttgtaacgacccagatccaccgctagcagatattgtactctttggactttccctcaaggctttaaaatgggTCTACTAGGGGAATGTTTCCGCTTCCCCTCACGGCTTTAAAATgg is a window from the Cucurbita pepo subsp. pepo cultivar mu-cu-16 chromosome LG07, ASM280686v2, whole genome shotgun sequence genome containing:
- the LOC111798585 gene encoding PHD finger protein ALFIN-LIKE 4-like isoform X2, which translates into the protein MDGGAPYNPRTVEEVFRDFKGRRAGLIKALTTDVEEFYQQCDPEKENLCLYGFPSEQWEVNLPAEEVPPELPEPALGINFARDGMQEKDWLSLVAVHSDVWLLSVAFYFGARFGFDKTDRKRLFDMINDLPTIFEVVTGTAKKQRSSEPQIKSTKAVQSKDEDEEGLDEEDEEEHGETLCGACGENYASDEFWICCDICEKWFHGKCVKITPARAEHIKQYKCPSCSNKRIRP
- the LOC111798799 gene encoding uncharacterized protein LOC111798799, whose amino-acid sequence is MAIDPRNTMGAFEPDQDPYDSSINANILNFANDQNPTLDDLQSTAEQPVAAARDSYGGRTSAFQNMGMVELLTHFSFGGQYDSEAGPSNAGEAASNFEEDDDIQIPSEVESKLLAIWPVTPVPFLCSCCQVLREFLHSNGVNSRKLEIHGRLGMICHAILEHKPIVNVDNISPQYQMFDFCDKSFEEIKQFLLQYCLKQILEDYNMIPDPMSNFYDALCVGIDWFENLNTTDAFFQQSPDNSEDEDMDQPVPEFQNDTPEPQGQPSRRPSLAAQRQRTGRMTVNDVWEYLHLPISEASKKLNVCNTVLKKICRRSGLSRWPYRKIRSYERRIAALKTTMNSSYGDTRARAEAEIQRVQKELSDFCARIRI
- the LOC111798585 gene encoding PHD finger protein ALFIN-LIKE 4-like isoform X1, whose amino-acid sequence is MDGGAPYNPRTVEEVFRDFKGRRAGLIKALTTDVEEFYQQCDPEKENLCLYGFPSEQWEVNLPAEEVPPELPEPALGINFARDGMQEKDWLSLVAVHSDVWLLSVAFYFGARFGFDKTDRKRLFDMINDLPTIFEVVTGTAKKQVKDKSSVSNHSSNKSKSNPKRSSEPQIKSTKAVQSKDEDEEGLDEEDEEEHGETLCGACGENYASDEFWICCDICEKWFHGKCVKITPARAEHIKQYKCPSCSNKRIRP